In a single window of the Candidatus Cloacimonadota bacterium genome:
- a CDS encoding ATP-binding protein, with the protein MNNQIAKLEVKAELKYLSEVISFVGKLAVRLGLEKNDAKKLELITEETCANVIEHAFDPGEEGKYQVIIERQPGKVVIAVEDQGLPFNFTKFKPDENKGLGMLLMRAFADEIKFLNIGRGGKRVEFSKNLQYEEIEHSKPEEKEVEKAPLDEEVNIRIMKPEDADKMARCIYRSYGYTYGWEFIYYPEKVKELLKSGYLTSCIYTNSEEEIIGHFAMIRPSPKDLVGETGMAVTDPRYRGRGLFKKMKLFMAEHARKTGVHGFYSEAVAVHPYSQKGNLSLGARETGVLLGLSPPTMKFKNIEKKDKTKRTPAMFFYYKILDGPVHDSYLPFHHKAIIKKIYEIGKLKRNEIEKFEGELKLAEKTQIDVTVKPERGFAFMNIIKFGEDFLELVKFRLRELCFRHMNCIYIDLPLSNPASQQFCASLEMLGFFFAGIIPEKQNGDVLRLQFLNNVEVDPNEIITASEFGEELAAYVGNAYKSMMER; encoded by the coding sequence ATGAATAATCAAATTGCCAAACTTGAAGTGAAGGCTGAACTGAAATATTTGTCCGAAGTTATTTCTTTTGTAGGGAAATTGGCTGTACGCCTGGGATTGGAAAAGAATGATGCAAAAAAGCTGGAATTGATAACAGAAGAAACTTGTGCCAACGTTATCGAACATGCCTTCGATCCTGGTGAGGAAGGTAAGTATCAGGTTATCATTGAAAGACAGCCGGGTAAAGTTGTAATTGCTGTGGAAGATCAGGGACTGCCATTTAATTTCACCAAATTCAAACCAGATGAAAATAAGGGTTTGGGAATGCTGCTGATGCGTGCTTTTGCTGATGAGATCAAATTCCTGAATATTGGTCGTGGTGGAAAGCGGGTAGAATTTTCCAAAAATCTGCAATACGAAGAAATTGAGCATTCCAAACCAGAAGAAAAGGAAGTGGAAAAAGCACCTCTGGATGAGGAAGTAAATATTCGCATCATGAAGCCGGAAGATGCCGATAAAATGGCGCGGTGCATCTATCGTTCTTATGGTTATACTTATGGCTGGGAATTCATTTATTATCCCGAAAAGGTGAAAGAACTTCTAAAAAGCGGCTACCTGACTTCCTGTATTTACACAAATTCTGAAGAAGAAATTATCGGACATTTTGCCATGATAAGACCAAGCCCGAAAGATCTGGTAGGAGAAACAGGAATGGCTGTAACCGATCCTCGTTATCGCGGTCGCGGTCTTTTTAAAAAAATGAAACTTTTTATGGCTGAACATGCCAGAAAAACAGGAGTTCATGGTTTCTATAGCGAAGCGGTGGCGGTTCATCCCTATTCGCAAAAAGGAAATCTTTCGCTGGGAGCGCGGGAAACCGGAGTTTTATTGGGATTATCTCCGCCAACTATGAAATTCAAAAACATCGAAAAGAAAGACAAAACAAAACGAACTCCAGCAATGTTTTTTTATTATAAGATACTGGATGGACCGGTTCACGATTCATATTTGCCGTTCCATCATAAAGCTATCATCAAGAAGATCTACGAAATTGGGAAACTGAAAAGAAATGAGATCGAAAAATTTGAAGGTGAATTGAAGCTGGCAGAAAAAACTCAGATAGATGTGACCGTGAAACCGGAACGCGGTTTTGCTTTCATGAATATCATCAAGTTTGGAGAGGATTTTCTGGAACTTGTAAAATTTCGACTGCGCGAACTTTGCTTCCGTCACATGAACTGTATTTACATCGATTTGCCATTGTCCAATCCAGCCAGTCAGCAATTTTGTGCATCGCTGGAAATGCTGGGATTTTTCTTTGCCGGCATCATTCCCGAAAAACAGAATGGCGATGTTCTCAGACTGCAGTTTCTTAACAATGTGGAAGTCGATCCCAACGAAATTATCACAGCTTCCGAATTCGGAGAAGAGCTGGCTGCATATGTGGGAAATGCCTATAAATCGATGATGGAACGATGA
- the pgeF gene encoding peptidoglycan editing factor PgeF, protein MKIIKKFGDKNFDLELLKNSDSIKIADLSIPTNRIILMEQVHSDRIEIIEENEFDDIQISKPITGVDGLITNVPDVFLAVKTADCIPILVWDETKNVIAALHSGRKGTELNIAEKAVQIFVNKFNSDPTDIRVEIGPAVCGKCYPVDQKTFDEFVSKTEVEQIFPKLDLKKVVKTKLQKAGILRENIFNHDICTKEDSSYFSFRENGTTGRQISVIGMV, encoded by the coding sequence TTGAAAATCATCAAAAAATTTGGAGATAAAAACTTCGATCTGGAATTACTAAAAAATTCAGATTCTATAAAAATTGCAGATCTTTCAATTCCAACCAATCGCATAATCTTAATGGAACAAGTTCATTCCGATCGAATTGAAATTATTGAAGAGAACGAATTTGATGATATCCAAATATCAAAACCAATAACAGGTGTGGATGGTTTGATAACAAATGTTCCTGATGTTTTTCTGGCAGTAAAAACTGCTGACTGCATTCCGATCTTAGTTTGGGATGAAACAAAGAATGTGATCGCTGCACTGCATTCTGGCAGAAAAGGTACAGAACTGAATATTGCCGAAAAAGCAGTTCAGATTTTTGTAAATAAGTTCAACAGCGATCCAACCGATATTCGAGTGGAAATAGGACCTGCGGTCTGCGGAAAATGCTATCCTGTAGATCAGAAAACTTTCGATGAATTTGTTTCCAAAACCGAAGTGGAACAAATATTTCCCAAACTTGATCTGAAGAAAGTGGTGAAAACTAAACTACAGAAAGCTGGAATATTGAGAGAGAATATTTTTAATCATGACATTTGCACAAAAGAAGACAGCAGTTATTTTTCTTTTCGGGAAAATGGAACAACTGGACGCCAGATTTCAGTGATTGGGATGGTATAA